Proteins encoded within one genomic window of Oncorhynchus tshawytscha isolate Ot180627B linkage group LG02, Otsh_v2.0, whole genome shotgun sequence:
- the LOC112263684 gene encoding 40S ribosomal protein S15a, translating to MVRMNVLADALKSINNAEKRGKRQVLIRPCSKVIVRFLTVMMKHGYIGEFEIIDDHRAGKIVVNLTGRLNKCGVISPRFDLQLKDLEKWQNNLLPSRQFGYIVLTTSAGIMDHEEARRKHTGGKILGFFF from the exons ATGGTGCGCATGAACGTTCTTGCGGATGCGCTCAAAAGCATCAACAATGCCGAGAAACGTGGGAAACGCCAGGTTCTGATCCGGCCGTGTTCGAAGGTCATTGTACGTTTCCTGACCGTCATGATGAAGCACG GTTACATTGGTGAGTTTGAGATCATCGACGACCACAGAGCTGGGAAAATAGTCGTCAATCTCACTGGCAGGCTGAACAag TGTGGTGTGATCAGCCCTCGTTTTGACCTCCagttgaaggatctggagaaatGGCAGAACAACCTCCTGCCCTCAAGACAGTTCGG ATACATCGTGCTGACCACCTCAGCTGGCATCATGGACCACGAAGAAGCCAGACGAAAACACACAGGAGGGAAAATTCTTGGAttctttttctaa